The following proteins are encoded in a genomic region of Chryseobacterium cucumeris:
- a CDS encoding RNA polymerase sigma factor RpoD/SigA yields the protein MRQLKITKQVTNRETASLDKYLQEIGKVELITADEEVELAQRIRAGDRAALEKLIKANLRFVVSVSKQYQNQGLSLPDLINEGNLGLMKAAKRYDETRGFKFISYAVWWIRQSILQALAEQSRIVRLPLNKIGSINKINKAYAHLEQENERPPSPEELAEVLDMSEEDIKESMKNSGRHLSMDAPLVEGEDSNLYDVLRSGESPSPDKDLMLESLQIEIERALNTLTPREADLVRLYFGLNGKHPMTLEEIGETFDLTRERVRQIKEKAIKRLKHNTRSKILKSYLGK from the coding sequence ATGAGACAATTAAAAATCACTAAGCAGGTTACCAACAGGGAAACTGCTTCATTAGACAAGTATTTGCAGGAAATTGGTAAAGTGGAACTGATTACTGCGGACGAGGAAGTAGAATTGGCACAAAGAATACGTGCCGGCGACAGAGCCGCACTTGAGAAATTAATCAAAGCCAACCTTCGTTTCGTAGTATCTGTATCTAAGCAATACCAAAATCAGGGTCTTTCTTTACCCGATTTGATCAATGAAGGTAACTTAGGATTAATGAAAGCGGCAAAAAGGTACGATGAAACTAGAGGTTTCAAATTTATCTCTTATGCAGTATGGTGGATCCGTCAATCAATTTTACAGGCATTGGCTGAACAGTCAAGAATTGTAAGATTACCATTGAACAAGATTGGATCTATCAACAAAATCAATAAAGCATACGCTCACCTTGAACAGGAAAATGAAAGACCACCTTCTCCGGAAGAATTGGCTGAAGTTCTTGACATGAGCGAGGAAGATATCAAAGAATCTATGAAAAACTCCGGAAGACACCTGTCTATGGATGCACCTTTGGTAGAAGGTGAAGATTCTAATCTTTATGATGTATTACGTTCAGGAGAATCTCCAAGTCCTGATAAAGATCTGATGCTTGAATCTTTACAAATTGAGATTGAAAGAGCATTGAATACTTTGACGCCAAGAGAGGCTGATTTAGTAAGATTATACTTCGGACTGAACGGAAAACACCCAATGACTTTAGAGGAAATTGGTGAAACTTTCGATCTTACAAGAGAGAGAGTTCGTCAGATCAAAGAAAAAGCAATTAAGAGACTAAAACACAATACCAGAAGCAAGATCCTTAAATCTTACCTGGGTAAATAA
- a CDS encoding GNAT family N-acetyltransferase, translating into MKYTTQWLTDKSRVKELVDFFITHKTDAYISHGEMMSGRAIDSHHWNPDLELILTEQLITDFNSDGSSKLNILVAENENGEIVGMMVFNVINSPFKKYAILEDMLLDQSVRGQSLGSKLLEKAIHESKSWNISFILLESGVNNHGAHNFFSKYGFKKVSESYILSL; encoded by the coding sequence ATGAAATATACGACCCAATGGCTTACCGATAAAAGCCGCGTAAAAGAACTTGTAGACTTTTTTATTACGCATAAAACAGATGCTTATATTTCTCATGGCGAAATGATGTCCGGCAGAGCCATAGACTCACACCACTGGAATCCTGATCTTGAACTGATCCTGACAGAACAGCTGATCACCGATTTTAATTCCGATGGCAGTTCCAAACTGAATATTCTGGTTGCAGAAAATGAAAATGGAGAAATAGTCGGCATGATGGTTTTCAACGTCATCAACAGTCCTTTTAAAAAGTATGCTATTCTGGAAGATATGCTTCTGGATCAGTCAGTGAGAGGCCAGTCTCTTGGAAGTAAACTGCTGGAGAAAGCTATTCATGAATCTAAAAGCTGGAACATCAGTTTTATCTTATTAGAAAGTGGAGTCAACAATCATGGCGCTCACAACTTTTTCAGTAAGTACGGTTTCAAAAAAGTGTCGGAGAGTTATATTTTAAGTTTATAA
- a CDS encoding FAD-dependent monooxygenase has product MSTISIIGAGIGGLILGNVLKQHQYDFTIYESAPEIKPVGAGIMMAVNAMQIFDKLGLKEKIKKSSTIY; this is encoded by the coding sequence ATGAGCACCATTTCTATTATCGGAGCCGGAATCGGAGGACTTATCCTCGGAAATGTACTGAAACAGCATCAGTATGATTTCACGATCTATGAATCTGCGCCTGAAATAAAACCGGTAGGAGCAGGAATTATGATGGCCGTCAATGCAATGCAGATATTCGATAAATTAGGTTTAAAGGAAAAAATTAAAAAATCATCAACAATTTATTAA